A window of Prolixibacter sp. SD074 contains these coding sequences:
- a CDS encoding EI24 domain-containing protein yields MKEHNEHKESPLSHIKKENPFGTPEAYFETFSKRLNSRIRAEEKPVPRLQWLSILKPVLGLAASFALVFFLLYVPLENFLPGIWNNYLAKHPGNTVQTDAPGDSYFETLMDYQVFSSSDDLQILSALTDADNTMSTDTLTSQQIEDYIVMNSSDLEILRNYNQ; encoded by the coding sequence ATGAAGGAGCACAACGAACATAAAGAGTCACCACTCTCCCATATTAAAAAGGAGAATCCGTTCGGTACCCCGGAGGCTTATTTTGAGACCTTCTCCAAACGGTTGAACAGCCGCATCCGGGCAGAAGAGAAGCCTGTCCCGAGGCTACAGTGGTTAAGTATACTCAAGCCGGTCCTGGGACTGGCCGCCAGTTTTGCGTTAGTTTTCTTCCTGTTGTATGTCCCGCTTGAAAATTTCCTGCCGGGAATATGGAATAATTACCTGGCCAAACATCCGGGAAATACGGTTCAGACTGATGCACCCGGAGACAGTTATTTTGAAACACTGATGGACTACCAGGTTTTCTCCAGCTCTGACGATCTTCAGATTTTGAGCGCCCTCACTGATGCCGACAATACGATGTCAACAGACACGTTGACGTCGCAGCAAATAGAAGATTATATTGTTATGAATTCCTCCGATTTGGAAATCCTTCGAAATTACAATCAATAA
- a CDS encoding RNA polymerase sigma factor — MHIDEKELINDLKDETRRAMAFHILVKSYQERLYWHVRKIVVNHDDADDVLQNVLLKVWKSVGNFRADSSLYTWLYRIATNEALSFINERKRKSRHLLDEGSEFLLSTLEADQYFDGDQAQLKLQKAILTLPDKQRLVFNMKYFDEMKYQEISEILETSVGALKASYHHAVKKIEAYIENN, encoded by the coding sequence ATGCACATCGACGAAAAGGAATTAATAAACGATCTGAAGGACGAAACCAGGCGAGCCATGGCCTTTCACATCCTGGTAAAATCATATCAGGAGCGATTGTATTGGCATGTTCGCAAGATCGTGGTGAATCATGATGATGCTGATGATGTACTACAGAATGTCCTTTTGAAAGTCTGGAAAAGTGTTGGAAATTTTCGGGCCGATTCGAGCCTTTACACCTGGCTGTACCGCATTGCCACCAACGAAGCGTTAAGTTTTATCAACGAGCGCAAACGAAAATCCCGTCATTTACTGGATGAAGGAAGCGAATTTCTTTTGTCGACACTGGAAGCCGACCAATATTTTGACGGCGACCAGGCACAATTGAAATTACAGAAAGCCATCCTCACGTTACCCGACAAACAGCGGTTGGTTTTCAATATGAAATACTTCGATGAAATGAAATATCAGGAGATCTCTGAAATTCTGGAAACATCAGTAGGAGCCCTTAAAGCCTCCTACCATCATGCTGTAAAAAAAATTGAAGCATACATTGAAAACAATTAA
- a CDS encoding NUDIX hydrolase: MNIIPSLSIDCVIFGFHEKKLKVLLLEYDKEQLDAPIKNPDAFAPYAETEPDGKFPYEKPIGLPGGHVPVDRSINDFARDILETATGIKDIYLKQLGAFGETERVSFLRVVSVVYYALINPEHYNIRGSSLLKSLEWYDIDKVPELIFDHNAMVEKALKRLREEVQIRPVGFHLLPEMFTLTQLQQLYETVLGIELDTRNFRKKIQKMHLVVDTGKMQTGVAHRAARLFRFDEKVYEMLAEQSFSFRV, encoded by the coding sequence ATGAACATTATCCCTTCACTCTCGATTGATTGTGTGATCTTCGGCTTCCACGAGAAGAAATTGAAAGTGTTATTACTGGAATACGACAAGGAACAACTCGACGCACCGATCAAGAATCCTGATGCCTTTGCTCCATATGCAGAAACAGAGCCTGACGGAAAGTTCCCTTACGAAAAACCCATCGGTTTGCCTGGCGGCCATGTTCCGGTCGATCGTTCCATTAACGATTTTGCCAGAGATATCCTGGAAACAGCAACAGGGATAAAAGATATCTATTTGAAGCAATTGGGCGCCTTTGGCGAAACCGAGCGTGTTTCCTTTCTGCGGGTTGTTTCGGTTGTTTATTACGCCCTGATTAACCCAGAGCATTATAACATTCGTGGTTCCAGCTTATTGAAATCGCTGGAATGGTACGATATCGACAAAGTTCCTGAATTGATTTTCGACCACAATGCGATGGTTGAAAAAGCACTCAAGCGCCTGCGCGAGGAAGTGCAAATCAGGCCGGTTGGATTCCATCTGCTTCCGGAGATGTTTACGCTCACACAACTACAGCAGTTGTACGAAACCGTTTTGGGAATCGAACTTGACACCAGGAACTTCCGCAAAAAAATTCAAAAAATGCATTTGGTAGTTGACACCGGGAAAATGCAAACAGGCGTTGCGCACCGTGCAGCCCGGCTTTTTAGGTTCGATGAGAAGGTTTATGAGATGTTGGCAGAACAAAGTTTTTCATTCCGGGTATAA